A single genomic interval of Dromiciops gliroides isolate mDroGli1 chromosome 1, mDroGli1.pri, whole genome shotgun sequence harbors:
- the LOC122734579 gene encoding LOW QUALITY PROTEIN: myelin P2 protein-like (The sequence of the model RefSeq protein was modified relative to this genomic sequence to represent the inferred CDS: deleted 1 base in 1 codon) yields MPLKLLQVTPSCLSLRAVADFLSQSHHLVPSRSSTMCNRFVGTWKLVSSENFEDYMKALGVGLATRKLGNLAKPSVIISMKGDIITIRTESTFKNTEISFKLGHEFEETTADNRKTKTTINLDRGALNQVQKWDGKETTIKRKLVDGKMVVECKMKGVVCTRIYEKA; encoded by the exons ATGCCATTGAAGCTGCTGCAGGTCACGCCATCCTGCCTTTCACTGAGAGCTGTGGCTGACTTTCTTTCG CAAAGTCACCATTTAGTGCCCAGCAGATCCAGCACCATGTGTAACCGATTTGTGGGTACCTGGAAGCTGGTCTCCAGTGAAAACTTTGAGGATTACATGAAGGCTCTAG GGGTTGGTTTAGCCaccagaaaactgggaaatttgGCCAAACCCAGTGTGATCATCAGCATGAAGGGTGATATCATAACCATCAGAACTGAGAGTACCTTTAAAAACACAGAAATCTCTTTTAAGCTGGGCCATGAATTTGAAGAAACCACAGCTGATAACAGGAAAACAAAG ACTACTATAAACTTAGACAGAGGAGCATTGAATCAGGTCCAGAAATGGGATGGCAAAGAGACTACAATAAAGAGAAAGTTGGTGGATGGAAAAATGGTGGTG GAATGCAAGATGAAAGGGGTTGTTTGCACAAGAATCTATGAGAAAGCATGA